One genomic segment of Corallococcus silvisoli includes these proteins:
- a CDS encoding S1 family peptidase, translating to MNRLLSGTPLLWALVSCASAPSPSVEAPSAAAPPRAPPRVERALARSEPTPRPTRKAMVRRILPLNVRLVTTVGGKVRSSASGVVIGTEAGASGPVSYVLTNAHAVEQGDLENPVLKAVMDLRAETHEYAAEVVATGEVPDLDLALLRVPGVTWPAAELAGDDELEPGEDVVVAASPYGRALSISGGMVSQVEWDPRTKLPRMLKTDAPIGYGASGGGIFSLETGRLLAIVEGYRTAKVDFEVATQNYSFDVPMPGETFAAPSAKVRGFLQAKGFGWLLERAADAEGAGARKTASR from the coding sequence ATGAACCGGTTGTTGTCGGGCACGCCCCTGCTGTGGGCCCTCGTGTCGTGCGCCAGTGCCCCGTCGCCGTCCGTCGAAGCCCCCTCGGCCGCGGCGCCTCCGCGGGCCCCGCCGCGGGTGGAGCGGGCGCTCGCGAGGTCCGAGCCCACGCCGCGGCCGACGCGCAAGGCGATGGTGCGGCGCATCCTCCCGCTCAACGTGCGGCTGGTGACGACGGTTGGCGGCAAGGTGCGCAGCTCGGCGTCGGGCGTCGTCATCGGGACGGAGGCCGGGGCGTCGGGGCCCGTCAGCTACGTGCTCACCAACGCGCACGCGGTGGAGCAGGGCGACCTGGAGAACCCCGTGCTCAAGGCCGTGATGGATCTCCGCGCGGAGACGCACGAGTACGCCGCGGAGGTGGTGGCCACGGGGGAGGTCCCGGACCTGGATCTGGCGCTCTTGCGCGTGCCGGGCGTGACGTGGCCCGCGGCGGAGCTGGCCGGGGACGATGAGCTGGAGCCCGGCGAGGACGTGGTGGTGGCGGCGTCCCCCTACGGCCGCGCGCTGTCCATCTCCGGGGGCATGGTGTCCCAGGTGGAGTGGGACCCTCGGACGAAGCTCCCACGCATGCTGAAGACGGACGCGCCCATTGGTTATGGGGCCTCTGGCGGCGGCATCTTCAGCCTGGAGACGGGGCGGCTGCTCGCCATCGTGGAGGGCTACCGCACCGCGAAGGTGGATTTCGAGGTGGCCACCCAGAACTACAGCTTCGACGTCCCCATGCCCGGCGAGACGTTCGCCGCGCCCAGCGCCAAGGTGCGCGGCTTCCTCCAGGCCAAGGGCTTCGGCTGGCTGCTGGAGCGCGCGGCCGACGCGGAGGGTGCGGGAGCGCGGAAGACCGCGAGTCGCTGA
- a CDS encoding histidine kinase dimerization/phospho-acceptor domain-containing protein, with the protein MASSVPSVQEVSDPVVGAARYDAVPPLMDSLLHDVRNPLNALAIHLEVLSEKLKGDSGQVPATQEKNLKAMREQIARVDSLLKLFSDFIVFRGAGPSGDAPLSDATAKALDVLGHESRRRRVQVQRVLEPDVQARLEDTTELGFFVVQVLMRAFNRADPGGTVVVAVRAEGPHAVLEVEDGSPAPEQATDTVAALTLRAAQLGIQFTVRAGSCRLVFPRA; encoded by the coding sequence ATGGCCAGCAGTGTGCCTTCTGTCCAGGAAGTGTCGGACCCCGTGGTGGGCGCGGCCCGCTACGACGCCGTACCGCCGTTGATGGACAGCCTGCTGCACGACGTTCGCAACCCGCTCAACGCGCTGGCCATCCACCTGGAGGTCCTCTCCGAGAAGCTCAAGGGCGACTCCGGTCAGGTGCCCGCGACGCAGGAGAAGAACCTCAAGGCCATGCGCGAGCAGATCGCGCGCGTGGACAGCCTGCTGAAGCTCTTCTCGGACTTCATCGTGTTTCGCGGGGCGGGCCCTTCCGGGGACGCGCCGCTGTCGGACGCCACCGCCAAGGCCCTGGACGTGCTGGGCCACGAGAGCCGCCGGCGCCGGGTGCAGGTGCAGCGGGTCCTCGAACCGGACGTGCAGGCGCGTCTGGAGGACACCACCGAGCTGGGCTTCTTCGTGGTGCAGGTGCTGATGCGCGCCTTCAACCGCGCGGATCCGGGCGGCACCGTGGTCGTGGCGGTTCGCGCGGAGGGCCCCCACGCCGTCCTGGAGGTGGAGGACGGCTCCCCGGCGCCCGAGCAGGCCACCGACACGGTGGCCGCGCTGACGCTCCGCGCGGCCCAGCTGGGCATCCAGTTCACCGTCCGGGCGGGCTCCTGCCGCCTGGTCTTCCCGCGCGCCTGA
- the nla6 gene encoding enhancer binding protein Nla6, with translation MGSARILAVDDERETCEALAEMLSAWGHKVETAFDGHDALRKAGEFRPDVVLSDLAMPETDGLWLLRNLREELPDCPVVFLTGRGTIDTAVEAIREGAYDFIVKPLDTARLKVCIDRALEKKETLREVQTLRRRLKQLGSTDLIAGSTGMRKVIEMIEKVAPSKASVSISGESGTGKEVVARTVHNLSLRRDKPFIAINCASIPATLIESELFGHERGAFTGADQRRPGVFEMAHGGTLFLDELGEIPIDLQAKLLRVLEEGRLRRLGGKVEIEVDVRVLSATNRDLKQEIKNQRFREDLYFRLNVFQLHLPPLRERRDDVPILVQHFVDKFRGDSAKRVSGVHPEAMEVLKNHDWPGNIRELRNAVERAVILCDGELITREHLPPDMAGKSPERHTFKLPFGLSLDAVEREYILGSLQRNGNNKARTAEVLGVSEKTLYNKLNRYAAESRAQGSPGGGSPLGGQGNDGPLGASSFLTR, from the coding sequence TTGGGCAGCGCACGAATCCTGGCCGTGGATGACGAACGTGAGACCTGCGAGGCCCTGGCGGAGATGCTGTCCGCCTGGGGGCACAAGGTCGAGACCGCGTTCGACGGGCATGACGCCCTCCGCAAGGCCGGTGAGTTCCGGCCCGACGTCGTCCTGTCGGATCTCGCCATGCCGGAGACGGATGGTCTGTGGCTGCTGCGAAACCTGCGCGAGGAGCTGCCGGACTGCCCGGTGGTGTTCCTGACTGGCCGCGGCACCATCGACACCGCGGTGGAGGCCATCCGCGAGGGCGCCTACGACTTCATCGTGAAGCCGCTGGACACCGCGCGGCTCAAGGTCTGCATCGACCGCGCGCTGGAGAAGAAGGAGACCCTGCGCGAGGTGCAGACGCTCCGCCGCCGCCTCAAGCAGCTGGGCTCCACGGACCTCATCGCCGGCTCCACGGGGATGCGCAAGGTCATCGAGATGATCGAGAAGGTGGCCCCCTCCAAGGCCAGCGTCTCCATCAGCGGCGAGTCCGGCACGGGCAAGGAGGTCGTCGCCCGCACGGTGCACAACCTGTCCCTGCGCCGGGACAAGCCCTTCATCGCCATCAACTGCGCGTCCATCCCCGCGACCCTGATCGAGTCGGAGCTCTTCGGCCATGAGCGCGGCGCCTTCACCGGCGCGGATCAGCGCCGTCCGGGCGTCTTCGAGATGGCCCACGGCGGCACGCTCTTCCTGGACGAGCTGGGAGAGATCCCCATCGACCTGCAGGCCAAGCTCTTGCGCGTGCTGGAGGAGGGCCGCCTGCGCCGCCTGGGCGGCAAGGTGGAGATCGAAGTGGACGTGCGCGTGCTGTCCGCCACGAACCGCGACCTGAAGCAGGAGATCAAGAACCAGCGCTTCCGCGAGGACCTCTACTTCCGCCTCAACGTGTTCCAGCTCCACCTGCCGCCGCTGCGCGAGCGCCGGGACGACGTGCCCATCCTGGTTCAGCACTTCGTGGACAAGTTCCGCGGGGACTCCGCCAAGCGCGTCTCCGGCGTGCACCCGGAGGCCATGGAGGTGCTCAAGAACCACGACTGGCCGGGCAACATCCGCGAGCTGCGCAACGCCGTGGAGCGCGCCGTCATCCTCTGCGACGGGGAGCTGATCACCCGCGAACACCTGCCGCCCGACATGGCCGGCAAGAGCCCGGAGCGCCACACGTTCAAGCTGCCGTTCGGCCTGAGCCTGGACGCCGTGGAGCGCGAGTACATCCTGGGCAGCCTCCAGCGCAACGGGAACAACAAGGCCCGCACGGCGGAGGTGCTGGGGGTGAGCGAGAAGACGCTCTACAACAAGCTCAACCGCTACGCGGCGGAGAGCCGGGCCCAGGGCTCCCCGGGCGGCGGCAGCCCCCTGGGCGGGCAGGGCAACGATGGTCCCCTGGGCGCCAGCAGCTTCCTCACCCGCTGA
- a CDS encoding deoxycytidylate deaminase yields MSARGNWDQYFMDIALQVATRATCDRKHVGAVLVRDKTILSTGYNGAIRGLPHCDEVGHMMENGHCVATVHAEANAIIQAAKNGVRIDGATIYTTASPCWPCFKLIANSGCTRIVFGEFYRDPRIFEYAARLGLQLVGLGAAAQPPAAPASGTGT; encoded by the coding sequence ATGTCCGCTCGGGGCAATTGGGATCAGTACTTCATGGACATCGCCCTGCAGGTGGCCACCCGCGCCACCTGCGACAGGAAGCACGTGGGCGCCGTGCTGGTGCGCGACAAGACCATCCTGTCCACCGGCTACAACGGCGCCATCCGCGGCCTGCCCCACTGCGACGAGGTGGGCCACATGATGGAGAACGGCCACTGCGTGGCCACCGTCCACGCGGAGGCCAACGCCATCATCCAGGCGGCGAAGAACGGCGTCCGCATCGACGGGGCGACCATCTACACCACCGCCAGCCCCTGCTGGCCGTGCTTCAAGCTGATCGCCAACAGCGGCTGCACCCGCATCGTCTTTGGCGAGTTCTACCGGGATCCGCGCATCTTCGAGTACGCGGCCCGCCTGGGCCTCCAGCTCGTCGGCCTGGGGGCCGCCGCGCAGCCGCCAGCCGCTCCCGCCAGCGGTACCGGCACCTGA